A part of Deltaproteobacteria bacterium genomic DNA contains:
- a CDS encoding C-GCAxxG-C-C family protein codes for MAKEEKIEAIRQRARKNFSLGYNCAECVTEAVLSLVETGLPAEAKKMATGFGGGIGLYGDTCGALVGAVMAVSAVHGRSSLPEGEGKEAMLKGKEQLYGRPGLYRLFNQIPNRLKEKYGKTICRELTSQWQTTWLCRDHAPWN; via the coding sequence ATGGCTAAGGAAGAAAAGATTGAAGCGATCAGACAAAGGGCAAGGAAAAATTTTTCTCTGGGGTACAACTGCGCCGAGTGCGTTACTGAGGCAGTGTTAAGTCTGGTTGAAACAGGATTACCTGCAGAAGCAAAGAAAATGGCAACTGGATTTGGAGGCGGTATCGGTCTCTACGGGGACACCTGCGGAGCCCTTGTCGGCGCCGTCATGGCGGTGAGTGCGGTCCATGGAAGAAGCTCCCTTCCCGAGGGTGAAGGTAAAGAAGCCATGTTAAAGGGCAAGGAGCAACTTTATGGAAGGCCGGGACTCTATAGATTATTCAATCAGATACCCAATCGACTTAAAGAGAAGTACGGCAAGACCATCTGCCGGGAACTGACTTCTCAATGGCAGACAACCTGGCTCTGTCGCGATCATGCCCCATGGAATTAA
- a CDS encoding STAS domain-containing protein: protein MEIQTAKEKNTVVVSVKGKIDAVTAPEFEKALSNLIAQGETFFLLNFSGLEYISSTGLRSILAAAKQLKAKEGKILFSGLRGPVKDVFNISGFGTIFKIFETQEDALK from the coding sequence ATGGAAATTCAGACAGCGAAAGAAAAGAATACGGTTGTTGTTTCCGTCAAAGGCAAAATCGATGCCGTTACGGCGCCGGAATTTGAAAAAGCGCTTTCGAATTTGATTGCCCAGGGCGAAACTTTTTTTCTTCTCAACTTCAGCGGGCTTGAATACATCAGCAGCACGGGCTTGCGAAGCATCCTCGCTGCGGCAAAACAGTTAAAGGCAAAAGAAGGGAAGATTCTTTTCTCCGGCCTTCGGGGACCCGTTAAAGATGTTTTTAATATCTCGGGTTTCGGTACCATCTTCAAGATATTTGAAACCCAGGAAGATGCATTGAAGTAG
- a CDS encoding ATP-binding protein: MAIPATITLPARLDSLYNFMDFVSSCAREQGFSNERISEIELALEEVLVNIFNYAYKDSGLNGNVEINCKLADTQSFVIEIADTGVPFDILSVREPDVSAEIDKRPIGGLGVYFVKRLMDDIKYKREAGKNILTLMVRKTEHKS; encoded by the coding sequence ATGGCCATACCCGCAACTATTACATTGCCTGCAAGATTAGACTCCCTCTATAATTTCATGGACTTCGTGTCCTCCTGCGCCAGAGAGCAGGGATTCAGCAATGAGAGGATAAGCGAGATAGAACTGGCCCTGGAGGAAGTCCTTGTCAACATCTTTAATTATGCCTACAAAGATAGCGGTCTTAACGGTAACGTAGAGATTAACTGCAAGCTTGCCGATACGCAGAGTTTTGTCATAGAAATCGCAGATACAGGTGTACCATTCGATATATTGTCTGTCCGTGAACCGGACGTATCCGCTGAGATTGATAAACGCCCAATCGGGGGATTGGGGGTATACTTTGTTAAACGATTAATGGATGACATAAAATACAAGCGTGAGGCGGGAAAAAATATTCTCACCCTTATGGTACGCAAGACAGAACATAAATCTTGA
- a CDS encoding ABC transporter substrate-binding protein codes for MKSRFNILVFFILVTIFLVAPPSALGGNLKKVTFLPQWTHQAQFAGYYAAKEKGIYEKYGIDLVILPGGPDSPPCETLAKGKADFTSMFLASAIQKRSSGVKVINIGQIIQRSGFILVARKSSGIVSPQDLNGKRVSLWLDFQLQSLAFFRKYNLHVKIIPQTFTINLFLRGGVDAASAMWYNEYHTLLNSGLDEDELTAFFFDKYGLNFPEDGIYCLEETVKRDRALCSAFVQATIEGWKYAFANPDEALDIVMKYVNEAHIGTNRVHQKWMLERMKDLISPQEAKTPMGVLREEDYNLVSRELKLKGMINNIPSFGKFYVQCSGKN; via the coding sequence ATGAAATCACGTTTTAATATTCTGGTTTTCTTTATTCTGGTCACAATCTTCCTTGTCGCACCACCCTCTGCCCTCGGCGGAAATCTAAAAAAAGTGACCTTTCTCCCTCAGTGGACCCATCAGGCGCAATTCGCCGGATATTATGCGGCCAAGGAAAAAGGCATCTATGAAAAATATGGCATCGATCTCGTTATCCTGCCCGGCGGACCGGACAGTCCTCCCTGTGAAACGCTTGCGAAAGGCAAGGCGGACTTTACGTCCATGTTCCTCGCTTCGGCGATCCAAAAACGCTCCAGCGGCGTGAAAGTGATCAACATCGGGCAGATTATTCAACGATCTGGCTTTATCCTGGTGGCCAGGAAATCCAGCGGGATTGTATCCCCACAGGATTTGAACGGAAAAAGGGTCAGCCTCTGGTTGGATTTCCAGCTCCAGTCCCTTGCTTTTTTTCGCAAATACAATCTGCACGTCAAAATTATCCCCCAAACCTTTACCATTAATCTCTTCTTACGGGGGGGTGTCGATGCCGCCTCTGCCATGTGGTACAACGAATATCATACGCTTCTGAACTCCGGCCTCGATGAAGACGAATTAACGGCCTTCTTTTTCGATAAATACGGTTTGAACTTCCCTGAAGATGGTATTTATTGCCTTGAAGAGACGGTGAAAAGAGACAGGGCGTTGTGCTCGGCCTTCGTACAGGCAACCATCGAAGGGTGGAAGTACGCGTTCGCCAATCCCGATGAGGCCCTTGATATCGTGATGAAATATGTGAATGAAGCCCATATCGGCACAAACAGGGTGCATCAGAAATGGATGTTGGAAAGGATGAAAGACCTTATCAGCCCCCAGGAAGCAAAAACCCCCATGGGTGTCTTACGCGAGGAAGACTACAACCTTGTGTCCAGAGAGCTTAAGCTGAAGGGCATGATTAACAATATCCCCTCTTTTGGTAAATTTTATGTCCAGTGCTCCGGGAAAAACTAA
- a CDS encoding SpoIIE family protein phosphatase, whose translation MSSAPGKTKRKKLAFKISLFILSATTCIFLAAFGYNYYYSRQLVLKNVEENARNLTLAAVNKIETTLSGVEKVPRYLASSLENHHYSRDDLLQTIEDILNTNPDIFGASVSFEPFAFHPQSRYFAPYKFRKKNSFGLLPPEKEFQYFLRDWYLIPKELGRPVWSEPYFSEGGGNVIMSTYSLPFYRTIKGERRFTGVVEVDIALDWLKDIVSRISIYQSGYAFLVSQNGVIVTHPNRDWIMRESIFSIAEAAGDPGLRKIGRDMVRGKEGFVPMQSHFTGKKSWIYYAPLPSIGWSIGVVFSEEELFADMKKLNWTVFIIGSAGFVFLFLVIVWISRRITGPISTLSLKTADIAKGNLDIELPTAKSDDEVGELTASFENMRLALKEYISSLKETTAAKERMESELKIARTIQMSFLPKRFPYFTGKDEFEIYATLEPALEVGGDLYDFFLVDGDHLFFSIGDVSDKGVPAALFMAVTKTLMKGIASQDIAPSEVLNMVNVELCRDNEAMMFCTVFCGVLNIKTGECLYSNAGHNPPLIVRSGQKPQWLTLPAGFPMGVTEDSTYRTEKIVLNPGDTFILYTDGVTEAMDYDKTLYSANRLINTVDISRTPSLEQLVSDIIKSVKDFTGEELQSDDITILAVRFIGGD comes from the coding sequence ATGTCCAGTGCTCCGGGAAAAACTAAAAGGAAAAAGCTTGCGTTCAAGATTTCCCTGTTCATTCTATCCGCTACGACATGCATCTTTCTTGCAGCCTTCGGGTACAACTACTATTACTCGCGACAACTCGTCCTGAAAAATGTTGAAGAAAACGCCCGCAATCTGACCCTGGCAGCGGTCAATAAAATCGAAACGACTCTTTCCGGTGTAGAGAAGGTCCCCCGCTACCTCGCATCATCTTTGGAAAATCATCACTACAGCCGCGATGACCTTCTTCAGACGATAGAGGATATCCTGAATACAAATCCCGATATATTCGGTGCATCTGTATCTTTTGAACCGTTTGCCTTCCATCCGCAGTCCCGCTATTTCGCTCCCTACAAATTCAGGAAGAAGAACAGTTTCGGATTGCTTCCTCCGGAAAAGGAGTTTCAATACTTCTTGCGGGACTGGTACCTCATACCCAAAGAACTGGGCAGGCCGGTGTGGAGCGAGCCTTATTTCTCCGAAGGGGGCGGCAATGTGATTATGTCCACCTATTCCCTTCCTTTTTACCGCACGATCAAAGGGGAACGGCGATTCACGGGCGTCGTGGAAGTCGATATCGCCCTGGATTGGCTGAAGGATATCGTTTCGCGGATTTCCATTTACCAGTCCGGATATGCCTTCCTCGTCTCCCAGAACGGGGTGATCGTGACCCATCCGAACAGGGACTGGATCATGCGGGAAAGTATTTTCAGCATTGCGGAAGCCGCCGGTGACCCCGGCCTCCGAAAAATAGGCAGGGATATGGTGCGGGGAAAAGAAGGTTTCGTGCCGATGCAGAGTCATTTCACCGGCAAGAAATCATGGATTTATTACGCGCCCCTTCCGTCCATCGGCTGGTCTATAGGGGTCGTCTTTTCTGAAGAAGAACTTTTCGCCGACATGAAAAAACTGAACTGGACGGTGTTTATCATCGGAAGTGCCGGTTTTGTCTTTCTGTTTCTGGTGATCGTCTGGATAAGCAGGCGGATTACAGGGCCGATCAGCACCCTTTCCCTGAAAACCGCCGATATTGCCAAGGGGAACCTTGATATTGAACTTCCCACCGCAAAATCGGACGACGAGGTCGGCGAACTGACTGCTTCCTTTGAGAACATGAGGCTGGCCCTGAAGGAGTACATATCCTCCCTCAAGGAAACGACGGCCGCCAAAGAGAGAATGGAAAGCGAGCTGAAAATTGCCCGGACCATCCAGATGAGCTTCCTGCCGAAGCGTTTTCCATACTTTACGGGAAAAGACGAGTTTGAAATTTATGCCACTTTAGAGCCGGCCCTGGAGGTTGGCGGTGATCTCTATGATTTCTTTCTCGTTGACGGAGATCATCTCTTTTTTTCCATTGGCGATGTTTCCGACAAGGGCGTACCGGCAGCCCTTTTCATGGCGGTGACCAAAACCCTGATGAAAGGAATTGCCTCTCAGGACATTGCACCTTCTGAAGTCCTTAATATGGTCAATGTTGAGTTGTGCCGGGACAATGAGGCCATGATGTTCTGCACAGTTTTTTGTGGTGTATTAAACATCAAAACGGGGGAATGCCTGTATTCGAATGCGGGGCACAATCCTCCTCTCATCGTCCGCTCCGGCCAGAAGCCCCAGTGGCTTACGTTGCCAGCGGGCTTCCCCATGGGGGTCACGGAAGATAGCACCTATAGAACGGAAAAAATTGTCCTGAATCCCGGAGACACCTTCATTCTTTATACAGATGGCGTGACGGAAGCCATGGATTATGACAAAACCCTGTATTCTGCCAACCGGTTGATCAATACTGTTGACATAAGCAGGACTCCTTCCCTTGAACAACTTGTCTCGGATATCATAAAGTCCGTCAAGGATTTTACCGGAGAGGAGCTTCAGTCAGACGATATCACCATCCTGGCCGTCCGGTTTATAGGGGGAGACTAA
- a CDS encoding STAS domain-containing protein, with protein MDVTFETINEATIVVITGRIDSATSKELETKLIPIINSGTRKLVVDFAKVDFISSAGLRILLIVAKKLKQANGKMALCCLKDTIKEVFDISGFSSIIPIFPTRDEALLL; from the coding sequence ATGGATGTCACTTTTGAAACAATTAATGAAGCAACGATTGTCGTCATAACCGGGAGGATTGATTCCGCAACCTCCAAGGAGCTGGAAACAAAGCTTATCCCGATTATTAATTCCGGCACCAGGAAGTTGGTTGTTGATTTTGCAAAGGTTGATTTTATCAGCAGCGCAGGCCTCCGCATACTGCTTATTGTAGCGAAAAAGCTGAAGCAAGCGAACGGTAAAATGGCCCTCTGCTGCCTGAAGGATACTATAAAAGAGGTATTTGATATTTCAGGCTTTTCCTCGATCATACCCATTTTTCCTACCAGGGATGAAGCCCTGTTGCTTTAG
- a CDS encoding SpoIIE family protein phosphatase — MTDQLPDKQPLKEQPFRLRLSISTKILAISVGISLLSLSIFTFISLHNILKVGNYALEGISPLTRIAIENSTRAMEALGEKMIEQKAVDVARQLQIYIKTHPRMTVSQLKNDKMFQDINTQKIGETGYIVVMDADTCEYYFHPTKPELVGQNPLILFRESLPSLVKILNRIVAERKKDASGYYAWQDPDGRVRDKYMHLKVVDAYTGDKKQMFIAAATYIDEFSAPARETEKKLADVSRNINDQIGGRISTAQQSFIILSVVIILIVGGITFAFSKMITNPFLSLIRGVEEIGKGNLESKVIVRTGDELEKLAYTFNKMTDDLKIYIKNLEETTSAKERFESELHIAHDIQMGMLPKVFPPFPDMPEFDIYAALEPAREVGGDLFDFFFLDDDHLCFNIGDVSGKGMPASLFMVVTKIMVKTKATKGLSPETVLDRVNQDISMDNPSLLFVTLFLGILNIRTGQLQFANGGHNPPLIIRPGSDIEMMELTGGLALGVMEDFQYGSKTMTLHRGDLILLYSDGVTEAMNRDEELFGEKRLIEVMNTLRDHSVHEIIAGILDSVNAFCQDAPRADDITLMAIRFNGSAM, encoded by the coding sequence ATGACTGATCAACTACCGGACAAGCAACCTTTAAAAGAGCAACCATTCAGGTTAAGGCTGAGCATTAGTACCAAGATACTTGCCATATCCGTCGGCATTTCTTTACTGTCACTCAGTATATTCACATTCATTTCCCTTCATAATATCCTTAAAGTCGGCAACTATGCCCTGGAGGGCATCAGCCCCCTCACCCGCATTGCAATAGAAAACAGCACCCGGGCCATGGAAGCCCTTGGTGAAAAAATGATAGAACAAAAGGCTGTCGATGTCGCGCGGCAGTTGCAGATATACATAAAAACACATCCCCGGATGACAGTTTCGCAATTGAAAAACGACAAGATGTTTCAGGACATCAACACGCAGAAGATAGGAGAAACCGGTTACATAGTAGTGATGGATGCGGATACCTGCGAGTATTATTTCCATCCGACGAAGCCGGAACTGGTAGGCCAGAACCCTCTGATCCTTTTCAGGGAGTCCCTTCCTTCTCTTGTGAAAATACTTAACAGGATTGTCGCAGAAAGAAAGAAGGATGCGAGCGGTTACTATGCCTGGCAGGACCCTGACGGGAGGGTAAGAGACAAGTACATGCATCTCAAAGTCGTCGATGCATATACGGGGGATAAGAAGCAGATGTTTATCGCGGCAGCGACATATATCGATGAATTCAGCGCACCCGCCAGGGAGACTGAAAAAAAACTCGCCGACGTTTCACGTAATATCAACGACCAGATCGGCGGCAGGATATCCACGGCGCAGCAATCATTCATCATCCTGTCTGTCGTGATTATACTCATTGTCGGAGGTATTACCTTCGCTTTTTCAAAAATGATAACCAATCCTTTTCTATCCCTAATACGCGGCGTGGAGGAAATAGGGAAAGGCAACCTGGAAAGCAAGGTGATTGTCAGGACAGGCGATGAACTGGAAAAGCTTGCATACACATTCAATAAAATGACTGACGATCTCAAGATCTATATAAAAAATCTTGAAGAGACAACATCGGCAAAGGAACGATTCGAAAGTGAACTGCACATTGCCCATGATATTCAGATGGGAATGCTCCCAAAAGTTTTCCCCCCCTTCCCCGACATGCCGGAATTCGATATATATGCCGCTCTCGAACCTGCGAGGGAGGTCGGAGGCGACCTTTTTGATTTCTTCTTTCTGGACGATGACCACCTCTGCTTTAACATCGGGGATGTGTCGGGAAAAGGTATGCCGGCATCCCTCTTCATGGTGGTTACCAAGATCATGGTAAAGACAAAGGCAACAAAGGGTTTGTCCCCGGAAACAGTCCTCGATCGGGTAAACCAGGACATATCCATGGATAATCCGTCACTTCTCTTCGTTACGCTATTTCTCGGAATCCTCAATATTCGAACAGGGCAGCTCCAATTCGCCAACGGCGGACATAATCCCCCCCTCATCATTCGTCCGGGCAGCGATATCGAGATGATGGAATTAACGGGTGGGCTTGCCCTGGGAGTGATGGAAGACTTTCAGTACGGTTCGAAAACCATGACGCTTCATCGCGGGGATTTGATTTTACTCTATAGCGACGGTGTTACGGAGGCCATGAATCGGGATGAAGAGCTGTTCGGCGAAAAACGGTTAATAGAGGTAATGAACACCCTGAGGGATCATTCCGTCCATGAGATCATAGCGGGCATCCTGGACAGTGTCAATGCCTTCTGTCAGGATGCGCCGAGGGCGGACGACATCACCCTCATGGCGATACGCTTCAACGGCAGTGCGATGTAA
- a CDS encoding cysteine hydrolase — MADSPSENRDALLIIDMSNDFVDDRGSLSAGKPAQAIVPYIIKTADEFLKKGKPVIICMDSHQKGEKELEGWPDHNIEGTWGQELYGGLSEWYKKNRSNPGVMYVFKKQYDAFYGTGLEKILKSVGIRTVHLTGVCTDICVFLTGSGANDRGFKTVVHRAGTATFTGNHEVFLKQMELIFKSEVR, encoded by the coding sequence ATGGCTGATTCCCCCTCGGAGAACAGGGATGCATTGCTTATCATCGACATGAGCAATGATTTCGTGGATGACAGGGGTTCCCTTTCGGCGGGCAAACCAGCGCAGGCAATCGTCCCTTATATTATTAAGACGGCGGATGAATTCCTGAAAAAAGGCAAACCTGTTATCATATGTATGGACAGCCATCAAAAGGGAGAAAAGGAGCTTGAAGGATGGCCCGACCATAACATTGAAGGCACGTGGGGACAGGAACTCTACGGTGGGCTTTCAGAATGGTACAAAAAAAACCGTTCTAATCCGGGCGTCATGTATGTGTTTAAGAAACAGTATGACGCTTTTTACGGCACAGGTCTTGAAAAAATCCTAAAAAGCGTAGGGATAAGAACGGTTCACCTGACGGGTGTCTGCACGGACATATGCGTTTTTCTGACGGGTTCAGGCGCGAATGACAGGGGCTTCAAAACAGTCGTGCACAGGGCAGGTACGGCAACATTCACGGGAAATCATGAAGTATTTCTCAAACAGATGGAGCTTATCTTCAAGTCAGAAGTTCGTTAG